A region of Elusimicrobiota bacterium DNA encodes the following proteins:
- a CDS encoding glycosyltransferase family 39 protein has protein sequence MGNWLDGGRGRFRGPMVLAGLLLAQGILLAVWLKKDTRPPKWDSAVHLMTAHHYAEAAWKGNLRGLLLTPTFPGHPPYPPVAHFVMAAGMSTSRAIGASPEDGAVFLLQFFSLGVLAVGCFLVAGRFWGSGAGLAAAALALFAPPLQFLSHEALVDVALAAMVVFAYGCWAWSDKFSRLGWSLAFGLAAGIGCLVKWTFPTYLLPVVGAGIWGLLKSKNRRHILAALALSVLVTAPWYAANLFIVIPKLSRVAGLGVQEGDPSGRTLAGWLWYVRILWAQWGGPFVLGGMAGLAWGFFRRMKGTLVLALWFVFSYAIWSSVSNKDPRYLLPAAMVLPIALSSLPMGIPALAATVCAGMAISSLWAQPGGRWRDAPVAQAWPLSEMLEKANSMRGDRTGPSTLILVSNHAYLNGNNLTWTVTSRGWSDRLTVRTKTDRLGEFSDFVIVKTGSLGPPGSVARPTAAREEILLPGGWFQREFTESSRWTLPDGNEALLFVRNLNARPIPGGAPLAGWGGIDWKDVRFSAKPSVRFPGSQRAEIMAREMEFKSVVLGNVRLDLDGLRLAMTDGGPRLLDLQEVSIQSAVWDEESAASLLLKRAPGLKQGRVIFQEEGGVLVSGRMGPVSVLAELGLSLKKGVTEDQLEVRLRRMKVAWFSVPRFFLSRLGEKTLSLGATARRPYGIRLSGLRVVPAGETRSGTLEVGP, from the coding sequence ATGGGAAATTGGTTGGATGGGGGGCGGGGCCGGTTTCGGGGGCCCATGGTTTTGGCCGGGCTCCTTTTGGCGCAGGGAATTCTTTTGGCGGTGTGGCTCAAAAAAGACACGCGCCCCCCCAAATGGGATTCGGCGGTCCATTTAATGACCGCTCATCATTACGCCGAGGCCGCTTGGAAGGGGAACCTTCGGGGCCTTCTGTTGACACCCACTTTTCCAGGCCATCCCCCATATCCCCCAGTGGCGCATTTCGTGATGGCGGCGGGGATGTCGACGTCCCGGGCGATCGGGGCTTCGCCGGAAGATGGGGCCGTCTTCCTTTTGCAGTTTTTCTCTTTGGGCGTGTTGGCGGTGGGATGTTTTTTGGTGGCGGGCCGATTTTGGGGTTCCGGCGCGGGCCTGGCCGCCGCGGCGCTGGCCCTGTTCGCTCCGCCGTTGCAGTTCCTCTCTCACGAAGCCCTCGTCGACGTGGCCCTGGCGGCCATGGTGGTGTTCGCTTACGGCTGTTGGGCCTGGAGCGATAAATTCTCTCGCTTGGGCTGGTCTTTGGCGTTTGGTTTGGCCGCGGGAATCGGGTGTTTGGTGAAGTGGACGTTTCCCACCTACCTTCTTCCGGTTGTGGGGGCCGGGATCTGGGGGCTTCTGAAATCAAAAAATAGGCGCCACATCCTCGCGGCGCTGGCTCTCTCCGTCCTCGTGACGGCCCCCTGGTATGCCGCGAACCTTTTCATTGTGATTCCCAAATTGTCCCGCGTGGCGGGGTTGGGTGTTCAGGAGGGGGACCCCTCCGGGCGGACCTTGGCGGGCTGGTTGTGGTATGTTCGGATCCTCTGGGCCCAGTGGGGCGGCCCGTTTGTTTTGGGCGGGATGGCGGGCCTGGCCTGGGGTTTTTTCCGACGAATGAAAGGCACTTTGGTTCTCGCTCTTTGGTTCGTCTTCAGCTACGCGATTTGGAGTTCGGTGTCCAATAAAGACCCGCGTTACCTGCTCCCGGCGGCGATGGTCCTCCCCATCGCCCTTTCCTCCTTGCCCATGGGAATCCCCGCGTTGGCGGCCACGGTCTGTGCGGGGATGGCGATTTCATCCCTCTGGGCCCAGCCCGGCGGGCGGTGGCGCGACGCCCCTGTCGCCCAAGCCTGGCCCCTTTCGGAAATGCTCGAAAAAGCGAACTCCATGCGGGGCGACCGGACGGGACCTTCCACTCTGATTTTGGTTTCGAACCACGCCTATTTGAACGGGAACAATTTGACCTGGACGGTCACGAGCCGGGGGTGGTCGGATCGATTAACGGTCCGAACCAAAACCGATCGTTTGGGAGAGTTTTCGGATTTTGTTATTGTGAAGACAGGGTCGTTGGGACCCCCGGGCAGCGTGGCTCGTCCCACCGCCGCCCGAGAAGAGATCTTGTTGCCGGGAGGATGGTTCCAGCGGGAGTTCACTGAATCCTCCCGGTGGACGCTTCCCGACGGAAATGAAGCCCTTCTGTTCGTCCGAAATCTGAACGCCCGCCCCATCCCAGGGGGAGCCCCGCTTGCGGGGTGGGGGGGAATCGATTGGAAGGACGTCCGGTTTTCAGCGAAACCCAGCGTGCGTTTTCCGGGGTCCCAGCGGGCCGAGATCATGGCTCGCGAAATGGAGTTCAAATCGGTGGTCTTGGGGAACGTGCGGTTGGATTTGGACGGTTTGCGCCTGGCGATGACCGATGGGGGGCCTCGTTTGCTGGATTTGCAGGAGGTCTCCATTCAATCCGCCGTTTGGGATGAGGAGTCCGCCGCCTCTCTTTTGTTGAAGCGGGCGCCGGGTTTGAAACAGGGGCGCGTGATCTTCCAGGAGGAAGGGGGAGTTCTCGTTTCCGGGCGGATGGGCCCTGTTTCCGTTCTCGCCGAATTGGGATTGTCCCTGAAAAAGGGTGTCACAGAGGATCAACTGGAGGTTCGTTTGAGGAGGATGAAAGTGGCTTGGTTTTCCGTTCCCCGTTTTTTCCTGAGCCGTTTGGGCGAGAAAACCCTCTCTTTGGGGGCGACGGCCCGTCGGCCCTACGGAATTCGTTTGTCGGGCCTTCGCGTTGTCCCGGCGGGAGAAACCCGGTCCGGCACGCTGGAAGTGGGTCCGTGA
- a CDS encoding WecB/TagA/CpsF family glycosyltransferase has product MVSPPTDRISILGVSVDAITGEDVLLLVGTFVAEGAARQIITANPLMILAAEKDAALRAAFRSADLVVPDSSGVQWAALLQGRRLEKISGIDLMDRLCARAAERGWRVFLLGAAPGVADAAGKELLLRHPRLSIVGTCHGYFEPDAVSTPSTALRESAVLSLVAAARPDLLFVALSTPRQDGWIHQNLHRLGAKVVLGVGGSFDVISGRLRRAPAWMRAVGLEWLFRLIQEPRRAGRMLGLPLFVARVLRSGESSTRS; this is encoded by the coding sequence ATGGTATCCCCCCCGACCGATCGAATTTCCATCCTCGGCGTTTCGGTTGACGCGATCACGGGAGAGGACGTTCTACTTCTCGTGGGAACGTTCGTCGCCGAGGGCGCCGCGCGGCAGATCATCACGGCCAACCCCCTCATGATCCTCGCGGCGGAGAAAGACGCCGCGCTCCGCGCCGCTTTTCGCTCCGCCGACCTCGTGGTTCCCGATTCATCCGGCGTCCAATGGGCCGCCCTCCTCCAGGGCCGGCGCCTGGAAAAAATCTCCGGCATCGACTTAATGGACCGGCTCTGCGCCCGGGCCGCCGAACGCGGATGGCGAGTGTTCCTCTTGGGCGCCGCTCCCGGCGTCGCCGACGCCGCCGGGAAAGAATTGCTCCTTCGCCACCCCCGTCTTTCCATTGTCGGAACCTGCCACGGCTATTTTGAACCGGACGCCGTTTCGACCCCTTCCACAGCCCTGCGGGAGTCGGCCGTCCTTTCCCTCGTCGCCGCGGCGCGCCCCGACCTTCTTTTTGTCGCCCTCTCCACCCCCCGCCAGGACGGCTGGATCCATCAAAACCTCCATCGGCTCGGCGCGAAGGTCGTCTTGGGCGTGGGCGGAAGCTTCGACGTCATTTCCGGCCGTCTCCGTCGAGCCCCCGCCTGGATGCGCGCGGTCGGCCTGGAATGGTTGTTCCGCCTCATCCAAGAGCCTCGCCGCGCCGGTCGAATGCTCGGCCTCCCCCTCTTCGTCGCGCGGGTCCTCCGTTCGGGGGAATCAAGCACCCGGTCCTAA